The Aedes aegypti strain LVP_AGWG chromosome 3, AaegL5.0 Primary Assembly, whole genome shotgun sequence genome contains a region encoding:
- the LOC5567167 gene encoding MICOS complex subunit MIC27 — MIRGVVRSSPFVLGAAAVVKASEETGAKSGDASKTKPIICKPSELPLYRPINQKIACECEGHKESAPSKPVQAIEEGIRVVRVQVSEASHLLTDQKKQVVQWYEDGKKQTKFIRDYLNEEDNTMPRVGAVAIGGLAGLIFGLRGGFIRRLLYTSVGAGGVASICYPQEAEMYAQHGLVEAKKYATIGYNFVYGVKPGDKQLELPTIPTSMGELKDSVSGLAKSAYNAVFPDKK, encoded by the exons ATGATTCGTGGTGTCGTTCGCAGTTCTCCCTTTGTTTTGGGAGCTGCTGCCGTCGTGAAAGCTTCAGAAGAAACCGGTGCCAAATCGGGAGACGCTAGCAAAACCAAACCGATTATATGCAAGCCATCGGAGTTGCCCCTGTACCGGCCAATCAATCAGAAAATTGCCTGTGAATGCGAAGGCCATAAGGAGAGTGCCCCGTCCAAGCCGGTGCAGGCCATCGAGGAAGGCATCCGTGTGGTGCGGGTTCAAGTGTCCGAAGCATCCCACCTGCTGACGGATCAGAAGAAACAGGTTGTCCAGTGGTATGAGGACGGAAAGAAGCAAACAAAAT TCATCCGTGATTATCTAAATGAAGAGGACAACACGATGCCTCGCGTAGGTGCAGTCGCCATCGGTGGACTTGCGGGTTTGATTTTCGGTCTGCGTGGAGGATTCATCCGTCGTTTGCTGTACACGTCGGTCGGTGCCGGTGGCGTTGCGTCCATATGTTACCCCCAAGAAGCCGAAATGTACGCCCAGCATGGTTTAGTGGAAGCGAAAAAATATGCCACCATCGGTTACAACTTTGTCTACGGTGTGAAGCCTGGCGATAAACAATTAGAACTGCCAACAATTCCAACCAGCATGGGTGAACTGAAAGACAGCGTTTCCGGTCTAGCCAAATCTGCCTACAATGCAGTATTTCCCgataaaaagtaa